In a genomic window of Dehalococcoidia bacterium:
- a CDS encoding ABC transporter ATP-binding protein → MNPSVKLDKVSKIYAMGRTNVVALNEVSLEVFPGEFIVLLGPSGSGKTTLLNLIGGLDIPTSGSVEVSGINISKMSRAQLTEYRRHQIGFIFQFFNLIPTLNARENVEFAAELAKNPTPAGDLLKEVGLEHRTEHFPSELSGGENQRVAVARALATDPRVILCDEPTGSLDFETGKRIFKLLRTLNEASHKTIIVVTHNAPVGAIADRLIRMRDGRIVEVTRNEHPLDPDMLEW, encoded by the coding sequence ATGAATCCCAGTGTAAAGTTAGACAAAGTTTCCAAAATTTATGCCATGGGCCGCACCAACGTGGTCGCGTTGAATGAAGTATCCCTTGAAGTCTTTCCGGGTGAGTTTATTGTGCTGCTGGGCCCGAGCGGATCAGGTAAGACCACGCTGCTCAATTTGATCGGCGGGCTGGATATACCCACCTCGGGATCGGTGGAAGTCAGCGGGATCAACATCTCGAAAATGAGCCGGGCCCAGCTCACGGAATACAGGCGCCACCAGATCGGATTCATATTTCAGTTTTTCAACCTCATCCCCACGCTCAATGCACGGGAAAACGTGGAGTTTGCCGCTGAGCTGGCAAAGAATCCCACGCCGGCCGGTGATTTACTCAAAGAAGTTGGATTGGAGCATCGCACGGAACATTTCCCCAGCGAACTGTCGGGAGGAGAGAACCAGCGGGTCGCTGTCGCGCGCGCGCTGGCGACCGATCCCCGGGTCATACTCTGTGATGAACCTACGGGCAGCCTTGATTTCGAGACGGGGAAGCGCATCTTCAAGCTGTTGCGGACCCTTAATGAGGCCAGCCATAAGACCATTATTGTCGTTACCCATAATGCTCCGGTAGGCGCGATTGCCGACAGGTTGATCAGAATGCGCGACGGCCGCATTGTAGAGGTTACACGTAATGAGCACCCGCTCGATCCGGATATGCTGGAATGGTAA
- a CDS encoding TetR/AcrR family transcriptional regulator, with the protein MIKRAGSGHKTGSRSANKAASKAVIISVAIDLFWENGFMGTSLRDIAEACGFEAANLYNYFRSKEQLLYEAMQEELESFLELLEPVLADSRGDPVERLRKIVGIHVERMLVVGRRYKMMYDSEIRHLSPVHRKRIVGLRDYYSEILFTVIEDGKKTGDFASDIDSRFVVLMIASLIMRTVFWYSPDGKLSPRRIADKICDFILDGIQPRKPEVKARRK; encoded by the coding sequence ATGATCAAACGTGCGGGGTCCGGCCACAAAACGGGCAGCAGGTCCGCCAACAAGGCGGCCAGCAAGGCGGTCATCATCTCGGTCGCCATCGATCTGTTCTGGGAGAACGGCTTTATGGGGACCAGCCTGAGGGATATCGCCGAGGCCTGCGGATTTGAAGCCGCCAACCTTTACAACTACTTCCGGAGCAAGGAGCAGCTGCTTTACGAGGCGATGCAGGAAGAGCTGGAGAGTTTTCTGGAATTGCTGGAGCCTGTGCTGGCCGACAGCCGGGGTGATCCCGTGGAGCGTTTAAGGAAAATCGTTGGAATACACGTGGAGCGTATGCTGGTCGTAGGCAGGCGCTACAAGATGATGTACGATTCGGAGATAAGGCACCTGTCTCCCGTGCACAGAAAAAGGATCGTCGGCCTGCGTGATTATTACAGTGAAATACTGTTTACCGTCATCGAGGACGGGAAAAAGACCGGCGATTTTGCCTCCGACATCGACTCCCGATTCGTCGTTCTGATGATCGCCAGCCTGATCATGCGCACCGTATTCTGGTATTCTCCCGATGGAAAATTATCCCCGCGCCGGATCGCAGATAAGATCTGCGATTTCATACTGGACGGCATCCAGCCACGCAAACCGGAAGTTAAGGCGCGCAGGAAATAG
- a CDS encoding SpoIIE family protein phosphatase, with product MIADFLSGKTVSSRLMLALGACILFGVLNWSCSGLHLPGAPLVSLRPQIAIPITMGLAFGPVTGFVVGFAGNVLGDSLSGFGLQYWDWCIANGLIGAIPGILFLVGIREIRTVGQFGLVLLLILAANIVGLATGSAISSLLLHRMDINEAVLGWLLPSLLTNVLLSFAIVPLLLLAMRRLVMTLETRVIIIVTFLLAACILGTTAVLVLRTSDIFVSVSGGRATDQVVYEATLDLLRWAGIAAVVILLSGTIISVFAVKRLTSPISRLCGVSRTIGSGDFETGEIYPVAQRHDELGELARTMQHMAESLKLYIHELQTTTAARERIESELRVAAEIQMSMLPRDFPPFPDRQEFDIYARIKPAREVGGDLYDFFFVQPDKLCFIIGDVCGKGIPAALFMAISKALLKTSGMAGSPPDQMLAQTNNILNQGNDTSMFVTVFCAVLDTRTGELVFSNGGHPPPLLGNNQDGFRYLGIPRGFVVGPLPDIAFTCQQVVLNPGDTIFLYTDGVTEATDINNQLYSEERLRQALSEAGAADTTALVRAVHEDVEAFVRDAPQADDITMLALRFLGKRNG from the coding sequence ATGATAGCGGATTTTCTATCCGGTAAAACCGTGTCATCGCGATTGATGCTGGCCCTGGGCGCCTGCATTCTTTTCGGCGTATTAAACTGGTCGTGCAGCGGTCTGCATCTCCCCGGAGCGCCATTGGTCAGCCTGCGGCCGCAGATTGCAATCCCGATAACCATGGGATTGGCTTTCGGCCCGGTTACTGGATTTGTAGTCGGGTTTGCGGGCAATGTATTAGGAGATTCTTTATCGGGCTTCGGGCTGCAGTACTGGGATTGGTGCATAGCCAACGGATTGATCGGCGCCATACCCGGCATCCTCTTTTTGGTCGGAATCAGGGAAATAAGGACTGTCGGGCAGTTCGGTCTGGTCCTGTTGTTAATCCTTGCGGCGAACATAGTCGGACTGGCCACGGGCAGCGCGATCAGCAGCCTGCTGCTTCACCGCATGGATATTAATGAGGCAGTTTTAGGCTGGCTGCTGCCGTCGTTATTGACCAACGTGCTGCTCTCTTTCGCCATCGTTCCCCTGTTATTGCTGGCCATGAGACGTCTGGTGATGACGCTGGAGACCCGGGTCATCATAATAGTGACCTTCCTGCTGGCAGCCTGCATACTGGGAACGACGGCGGTGCTTGTCTTGAGGACCAGCGATATATTCGTCAGCGTTTCAGGCGGGAGGGCAACCGACCAGGTGGTGTACGAGGCCACGCTGGACCTTTTGCGCTGGGCCGGTATAGCTGCCGTGGTTATCCTGCTATCCGGTACCATCATCTCTGTCTTTGCGGTGAAGCGGCTAACATCTCCCATCTCGCGCCTGTGCGGCGTGTCCAGGACCATCGGATCCGGCGATTTTGAAACCGGTGAGATTTATCCTGTCGCCCAACGGCATGACGAACTGGGAGAGCTGGCCAGGACCATGCAACATATGGCTGAAAGCCTGAAACTGTATATTCATGAGCTTCAAACCACCACCGCTGCCAGGGAGCGCATTGAAAGCGAACTCAGGGTGGCGGCCGAGATACAAATGAGCATGTTGCCCCGCGATTTCCCTCCTTTCCCCGACAGGCAGGAATTCGATATTTATGCAAGAATCAAACCGGCCAGGGAAGTGGGCGGGGACCTGTATGACTTTTTTTTTGTCCAGCCTGATAAGCTGTGTTTCATCATAGGCGACGTATGCGGGAAGGGCATTCCGGCAGCCCTTTTCATGGCTATTTCCAAAGCCCTGCTCAAGACGTCGGGGATGGCGGGCTCACCGCCGGATCAAATGCTGGCGCAGACGAACAATATCCTCAACCAGGGAAACGATACCAGCATGTTCGTCACCGTATTCTGTGCCGTTCTCGATACGCGAACAGGGGAACTGGTATTTTCCAACGGCGGCCATCCACCGCCCCTGCTGGGAAATAATCAGGACGGCTTCCGGTACCTCGGCATACCCCGAGGATTTGTCGTCGGCCCGCTTCCGGATATAGCCTTTACCTGCCAGCAGGTGGTCCTCAATCCGGGAGATACGATTTTCCTGTATACGGATGGTGTAACGGAAGCCACCGATATAAATAATCAGCTATACTCAGAAGAAAGGCTCCGTCAGGCGCTGTCAGAGGCCGGAGCTGCCGATACCACGGCCCTGGTCAGGGCCGTGCATGAAGATGTCGAGGCTTTTGTGCGCGATGCCCCGCAGGCTGATGATATAACAATGCTCGCTCTCAGGTTTCTGGGAAAGCGGAACGGCTGA
- a CDS encoding ABC transporter ATP-binding protein → MSDNQPDGTGIASMRSTPMRPGKFTYSPHAPVERTRITLGLIRRVFGYARPYLWLLLGLLFITLASTGLSLLTPLILRQLIDQTLPARDLQQLIWLSLGLLAIPLSNGGLHVWQRQVNARVGEGIVYDLRAELFSHLQRMSLSFFTHTKIGELMSRLNNDVVGAQNAISNTFINFIISLIQATLVLAVMFTLEWRLTLVSIAVLPLFLIAARNLGSRLQDIARLQLNLIAKMNAVMNELLNISGSLLVKLFGRTAEEDQRFRERAGDVRNIGVRRAVTGTLFFVSVGLLSSVGVALVYGIGGFLVIQQELTIGTIVALCAYLSSLYGALQGLTNAPVDFATSMVSFERVFEVLDLPLEIKEKPDAHVLKNTRGVLEFDDVSFRYAVDDKGLLKDVQRFGQIQDVRAVLSGDASVKGGSDENGNGDESLSALSQAREQTLEHISFRADPGHLVALVGQSGAGKTTLTYLIPRLYDPNQGRILIDDYDLRDVTLASLAGQIGMVTQETYLFHDTVRVNLLYARSDATQQEVEAAARAANIHDFIMELPDRYETIVGERGYRFSGGEKQRLALARVILKDPRILVLDEATSSLDSESEALIQDALKHVMTDRTSIVIAHRLSTILSADLILVMDRGRIVERGTHVELLAKEGLYARLYQTQFRTKQGKKAE, encoded by the coding sequence GTGTCAGATAATCAGCCTGACGGCACAGGAATAGCCAGCATGCGCAGTACCCCTATGAGGCCGGGAAAATTCACCTATTCCCCCCACGCGCCTGTAGAGAGGACCAGAATCACTCTCGGCTTGATCAGGCGTGTTTTCGGCTATGCCCGCCCCTATCTGTGGTTGCTCCTGGGGCTACTGTTCATCACGCTGGCTTCCACCGGCCTGTCTTTGCTGACACCCCTTATCTTGCGCCAGTTGATCGACCAGACTCTCCCGGCACGGGATTTGCAGCAACTTATCTGGCTATCACTGGGCCTGCTGGCAATCCCGCTGTCAAACGGCGGCCTGCACGTATGGCAAAGGCAGGTCAACGCCCGGGTGGGCGAAGGCATAGTATATGACCTGCGGGCTGAGCTGTTCTCGCACCTGCAGCGGATGTCGCTCAGTTTTTTCACGCATACTAAAATCGGCGAGTTGATGAGCCGCCTGAACAATGACGTGGTAGGCGCGCAAAATGCCATCAGCAACACGTTCATCAACTTCATCATCAGCCTGATCCAGGCGACGCTGGTGCTGGCTGTGATGTTTACGCTGGAATGGCGACTGACATTGGTCAGCATTGCCGTATTGCCGCTTTTCCTGATCGCGGCGCGCAACCTGGGGAGCCGCCTGCAGGATATCGCCCGTTTGCAGCTCAATCTCATAGCCAAAATGAACGCGGTGATGAACGAATTGCTTAACATCAGCGGCTCTTTACTGGTTAAGCTTTTTGGGCGTACGGCTGAGGAAGATCAGCGTTTCCGGGAACGCGCGGGGGATGTCCGCAACATCGGTGTGCGCCGCGCGGTAACAGGCACCCTCTTCTTCGTCAGCGTAGGATTACTGAGTTCAGTCGGCGTCGCTCTGGTATACGGCATAGGCGGCTTCCTGGTCATTCAGCAGGAGCTGACCATCGGCACCATCGTAGCCCTTTGTGCGTATTTGAGCAGCCTGTACGGCGCTCTTCAGGGCCTGACCAACGCGCCGGTTGATTTTGCCACCTCTATGGTAAGCTTTGAGCGCGTATTTGAAGTGCTGGACCTGCCTCTGGAGATAAAGGAGAAGCCCGACGCCCATGTTCTAAAGAACACCCGGGGCGTGCTGGAGTTCGACGATGTGAGTTTCCGCTATGCAGTGGACGATAAGGGACTGCTGAAGGATGTGCAGCGCTTCGGGCAGATCCAGGATGTCCGCGCCGTGCTGTCGGGCGATGCTTCCGTAAAAGGCGGGAGCGATGAAAACGGCAACGGGGACGAGAGTTTATCAGCGCTCTCACAGGCGAGGGAGCAAACGCTGGAGCATATATCATTCAGGGCTGATCCCGGCCATCTGGTGGCGCTGGTCGGGCAGAGCGGGGCGGGAAAAACGACACTGACTTATCTCATCCCCCGTCTGTACGACCCGAATCAGGGGCGAATATTGATTGACGATTATGATTTGAGAGACGTGACACTTGCATCACTGGCGGGGCAAATCGGCATGGTTACCCAGGAAACCTACCTATTCCACGATACCGTCCGTGTTAACCTGCTTTATGCCAGGTCGGATGCCACACAGCAGGAGGTCGAAGCGGCGGCACGGGCGGCCAACATCCACGATTTTATTATGGAGCTGCCGGACCGCTATGAGACGATCGTCGGCGAGCGCGGTTACCGCTTCAGCGGTGGTGAGAAACAGAGGCTGGCGCTGGCACGTGTGATTTTGAAGGATCCACGTATTTTAGTACTTGACGAAGCGACCAGCTCGCTCGACAGCGAGTCGGAAGCGCTGATACAGGACGCGCTCAAGCACGTCATGACCGACAGGACAAGCATTGTTATTGCCCACCGTCTGAGCACTATACTGTCGGCCGATTTGATACTGGTAATGGACCGCGGCCGGATTGTTGAGCGCGGCACGCACGTAGAGCTGCTGGCGAAAGAGGGATTATATGCCCGGCTGTATCAAACCCAGTTTCGTACCAAGCAGGGTAAAAAAGCGGAATAA
- a CDS encoding AMP-binding protein gives MADNYDQKPWLKSYDKHVPSNLTYPEKTYWELAGEAFLKFPDRAALHYMGHTFTFKQMDELSNRFANYLVRNGVKKGDVVGINLPNLPAYYISMLGVQKAGCVLSGVSPLLTTDELKNQLKDSGTKVLVALDALIPRWKAAVPGTGVKHVIATSIGDYLPPLKAKLGKLLKKFPTAKLEPIEGVTVIPFMQVMRKTPAEKIEVKVGVDEVFAIQYTGGTTGLPKGAEITHRNFVSQIKQFTTWTDMQMGAEVGQTAFPLFHIAGLMVSMSLFANAIPQIAIPNPRDQKMLISTFKKYKPNIIGNVPMVYLELMKLPEFRALDFSKLKYFASAAAPFPPEYIKEFEQIVGGAQLIEVYGLTETMIITALPRNGQKKPGSAGVPFPDTVIKIVDPATGAVMPFDEPGELIVKGPQVFSRGYLKKPEETANAVRDGWFHTGDIARMDKEGYVFIVDRLKDMVNVSGYKVFTRELDDVIMEHPDVFMGATVGVPDPDRPGNEMVATAIVLKPGIEKSDEERKRIVEYLRGKVAPYKVPKKLEFMDQLPTSAVGKVLKRELRTILNPKAK, from the coding sequence ATGGCAGACAACTACGATCAAAAGCCCTGGCTCAAGTCCTATGACAAGCATGTTCCGTCTAATCTTACATATCCCGAGAAGACCTACTGGGAGCTGGCCGGAGAGGCGTTCCTTAAATTCCCCGACCGCGCGGCTCTGCACTATATGGGCCACACATTTACTTTCAAGCAGATGGATGAGCTGTCCAACCGCTTCGCCAATTACCTGGTCAGAAACGGCGTAAAGAAAGGCGATGTCGTGGGCATCAATCTGCCCAACCTGCCCGCATACTACATTTCAATGCTTGGCGTTCAAAAGGCCGGCTGCGTGCTGAGCGGTGTGAGCCCTCTGCTTACCACCGACGAGCTGAAAAATCAGTTGAAGGACTCGGGTACAAAAGTGCTGGTGGCGCTGGACGCCCTGATCCCGCGCTGGAAGGCGGCGGTCCCCGGCACCGGTGTAAAGCATGTGATCGCCACCAGCATAGGCGACTACCTGCCCCCGCTGAAAGCGAAACTGGGCAAGCTGCTCAAGAAATTCCCCACCGCCAAGCTCGAACCGATCGAAGGGGTCACGGTCATACCCTTCATGCAGGTCATGCGTAAAACTCCCGCAGAAAAGATTGAGGTTAAAGTGGGTGTGGACGAAGTATTCGCCATCCAGTATACCGGGGGCACCACGGGCCTGCCCAAGGGGGCGGAGATAACCCATCGTAACTTTGTATCGCAGATAAAACAGTTCACCACCTGGACGGATATGCAGATGGGCGCTGAGGTCGGACAGACGGCCTTCCCCCTTTTTCATATAGCCGGCCTGATGGTGAGCATGTCGCTTTTCGCCAACGCCATACCGCAGATCGCGATCCCCAACCCGCGCGACCAGAAAATGCTCATATCCACGTTCAAGAAATACAAGCCCAATATCATCGGCAACGTGCCGATGGTTTACCTGGAGCTAATGAAGCTGCCCGAGTTCCGGGCGCTCGACTTCTCCAAGCTGAAGTACTTCGCCAGCGCCGCGGCGCCTTTCCCGCCCGAGTATATCAAGGAGTTCGAGCAGATCGTGGGAGGCGCCCAGCTGATCGAGGTCTACGGCCTGACTGAGACCATGATCATAACTGCTCTTCCACGAAATGGACAGAAGAAGCCGGGCTCGGCCGGCGTGCCTTTCCCGGATACCGTGATCAAGATAGTCGACCCGGCCACAGGCGCGGTGATGCCCTTCGATGAGCCGGGCGAACTGATAGTCAAAGGTCCCCAGGTGTTCTCCAGAGGCTATTTAAAAAAGCCGGAGGAGACCGCCAATGCGGTGCGCGACGGGTGGTTCCATACCGGCGATATAGCGCGCATGGATAAGGAGGGCTACGTCTTCATCGTCGACAGGCTGAAGGACATGGTCAATGTATCCGGCTACAAGGTGTTTACACGCGAGCTGGACGACGTGATCATGGAACATCCGGACGTCTTCATGGGCGCCACCGTGGGAGTCCCCGATCCCGACAGGCCCGGGAATGAGATGGTCGCCACGGCCATAGTCCTGAAACCCGGCATCGAGAAGTCCGACGAGGAAAGGAAACGTATAGTCGAGTACCTGCGGGGCAAGGTGGCGCCGTACAAGGTGCCGAAGAAGCTGGAGTTTATGGACCAGCTTCCGACCAGCGCCGTAGGCAAGGTGCTGAAACGCGAGCTGCGTACCATACTGAATCCCAAAGCGAAGTAA
- a CDS encoding FtsX-like permease family protein, giving the protein MVKIPRIHLKLFRDIWKGKIQYGAVAFIIFLGVSVFITCYEAYLNLNMSYNAFYDRLNMADYWISVDGIGRNAVKDMNEIAGVEANGRIVRDLFIDMGGESGEKVAGRVISLPENKMPVINRVEIEVGNYFSRSFGREILVERHFADYYNLKPGDWLTLKNEGVKSSFLIRGVVMSPEYIWVVKSAQEPMVTPRTFGVVFMPLNEAEKLFDMEGMVNEITLSVDPDMDNDWILSQVRTILERNYIKRMTSKDDPVVLENRRIDIVREIRTAYMTERKNLPVVQLLRQDMESFAMLAFLFPLLFLSMASLTIYVLLNRLIESQRIQIGLMSAMGYSQGTIMVHYLGFAFTVGFIGSLTGVIAGHLWAGALTEMYVTALNIPIILTGVHWGAICGGMAAGMLIPLLAGLLPAWSTIRIQPAEAMRPPAPSVGNRYIMKLLTFLLRPFPYFIKMPVRNVFRNIRRSLFMASGIASAIVLVLVAMSFVDAVDQMFSRQYGIVQQYDAMIHLQGRSAASNVSLINHLAGIQAAEAVLDIPYRIRFKDVKIDSSIEGIEENSVMLNLITPDGVRVDVTSDGILLPSSYKDKLGAEIGDTIRLEPLTGTVGETDKRLAGYIWSYIGGRAYMPLREVQKLQKDFGAATSIMVKFQGEPSEYTIKRIYNIPQVASIELTTDTRKMLDEQMGFFWVMIGIMLMMGIALGGAIIFNGVMVNVTQRTREMATMRAVGLGNRMLSFMISLENILIATIGVAMGIPLGNYISHLFFDAMSTSAEDIISFTLEILPRSYVVAAAMAVLIMLVSQIPAIVQIANQNLATVTKEWNE; this is encoded by the coding sequence ATGGTAAAAATCCCCCGCATCCATCTCAAGTTATTCAGGGACATCTGGAAAGGTAAAATCCAGTACGGCGCAGTGGCCTTTATCATATTCCTCGGCGTCTCTGTATTCATAACCTGCTATGAAGCCTACCTTAACCTCAACATGTCGTACAACGCCTTCTATGACCGTCTTAATATGGCTGATTACTGGATATCGGTCGATGGAATAGGGCGCAACGCGGTCAAAGACATGAACGAAATAGCGGGTGTGGAGGCCAACGGACGAATAGTGAGGGACCTGTTTATCGATATGGGGGGCGAAAGCGGGGAGAAGGTAGCCGGCAGGGTGATCTCGTTGCCCGAGAACAAAATGCCCGTGATAAACAGGGTGGAGATTGAAGTCGGCAATTACTTCAGCCGTTCATTCGGCCGTGAAATACTGGTGGAGAGGCATTTCGCCGACTATTATAACCTGAAGCCGGGCGACTGGTTGACGCTTAAAAACGAGGGGGTAAAATCGAGTTTCCTCATCCGCGGTGTTGTGATGAGTCCGGAATATATCTGGGTGGTCAAAAGCGCCCAGGAACCCATGGTCACACCCCGCACCTTCGGTGTCGTTTTCATGCCGCTGAATGAGGCCGAAAAACTGTTCGATATGGAAGGTATGGTCAATGAGATAACCCTTTCCGTAGATCCCGATATGGACAATGACTGGATATTGAGCCAGGTACGGACCATATTAGAACGCAATTATATCAAGCGGATGACCTCAAAAGACGATCCGGTGGTGCTTGAAAACCGGCGTATCGATATCGTCCGGGAGATACGCACCGCTTATATGACGGAGAGGAAAAACCTGCCGGTTGTTCAGCTGCTCAGGCAGGATATGGAATCGTTTGCCATGCTGGCCTTTCTTTTTCCCCTGCTGTTTCTCTCCATGGCCTCGCTGACCATTTACGTATTGCTCAACCGCCTTATCGAATCGCAGCGCATCCAGATAGGGCTGATGAGCGCTATGGGTTACTCACAGGGGACTATAATGGTGCACTACCTCGGGTTTGCCTTCACGGTTGGTTTCATCGGGTCTCTGACAGGTGTCATAGCCGGTCATCTGTGGGCCGGCGCTCTGACCGAGATGTATGTAACTGCTCTCAATATTCCCATCATTTTAACCGGAGTTCACTGGGGCGCCATCTGCGGGGGCATGGCTGCGGGAATGCTGATACCGCTGCTGGCAGGCCTGCTGCCGGCATGGTCTACCATACGTATACAACCCGCCGAAGCCATGCGTCCCCCGGCGCCGAGCGTCGGCAACAGGTATATTATGAAGCTGTTGACTTTTTTACTGAGGCCGTTCCCCTATTTCATCAAGATGCCCGTACGCAACGTTTTCCGTAATATCAGGCGCAGCCTGTTTATGGCTTCAGGCATCGCCTCCGCAATTGTCCTGGTGCTGGTTGCCATGTCATTCGTGGACGCGGTTGATCAGATGTTCTCACGCCAGTATGGCATTGTCCAGCAATATGACGCCATGATCCATCTGCAGGGCAGAAGCGCTGCTTCCAATGTCAGCCTTATCAACCACCTGGCGGGAATCCAGGCGGCGGAGGCCGTGCTCGATATACCCTACCGCATAAGATTCAAGGATGTAAAGATCGACAGCAGTATCGAGGGAATAGAAGAAAATTCCGTTATGCTAAATCTTATTACCCCCGATGGGGTGCGGGTGGATGTCACGTCGGATGGGATACTGTTGCCCTCTTCATACAAAGACAAGCTGGGCGCTGAGATAGGCGACACGATCAGATTAGAGCCGCTTACGGGCACGGTGGGGGAAACCGATAAAAGGCTGGCCGGCTATATCTGGTCGTATATCGGAGGCAGGGCGTATATGCCGCTCAGGGAGGTCCAGAAGCTGCAGAAGGACTTCGGCGCCGCCACCTCGATCATGGTCAAATTCCAGGGTGAGCCGAGTGAGTACACGATTAAAAGGATTTACAATATACCGCAGGTCGCCTCGATCGAACTTACAACCGATACCAGAAAAATGCTGGATGAACAGATGGGCTTTTTCTGGGTTATGATAGGCATTATGCTGATGATGGGCATCGCCCTGGGAGGCGCAATCATCTTCAACGGGGTGATGGTCAACGTGACTCAGCGTACCAGGGAGATGGCCACCATGCGGGCCGTCGGGCTGGGAAACAGGATGCTGTCATTCATGATTTCACTTGAAAATATACTGATAGCCACAATCGGCGTAGCAATGGGCATACCCCTTGGCAACTATATCAGCCACCTGTTTTTTGACGCCATGTCTACCAGCGCTGAGGACATTATCAGCTTTACATTGGAGATACTGCCGCGTTCCTATGTCGTTGCTGCAGCCATGGCGGTCCTGATAATGCTTGTTTCGCAGATACCTGCCATCGTGCAAATCGCCAATCAGAACCTGGCTACGGTAACCAAGGAATGGAATGAGTAA
- a CDS encoding GYD domain-containing protein, with protein sequence METYIMFVGFTEGGLKGIKNLPAKIKAASTILKTAGVKTQGFYAVMGLDRFDGFYIVQASDGEKAAAGALALASHGFMHTNTLRAFTETEFSRFAAL encoded by the coding sequence ATGGAGACCTATATCATGTTCGTTGGCTTTACGGAGGGGGGCCTGAAGGGGATAAAAAATCTTCCGGCAAAGATAAAAGCAGCCTCGACCATACTTAAAACGGCAGGGGTAAAGACGCAGGGTTTCTACGCTGTAATGGGACTGGACCGCTTTGACGGCTTCTACATTGTCCAGGCCAGCGATGGCGAGAAAGCTGCGGCCGGAGCTTTAGCCCTGGCATCGCACGGTTTCATGCATACTAATACACTGCGCGCTTTTACCGAAACAGAATTCAGCCGGTTTGCCGCGTTATAA